One window of Drosophila busckii strain San Diego stock center, stock number 13000-0081.31 chromosome 3L, ASM1175060v1, whole genome shotgun sequence genomic DNA carries:
- the LOC108600907 gene encoding leucokinin codes for MLSIWRLLFLLGICTQLSLSHAASDLELTTCQLQLAKYRKFILQAILSFEDVCDAYNSRPVTAEDPSEGDSWLFHQYAPPPTSQRGEIWAFFKLLMAQFNDVEFAGIIRDAVLERCRFKLQRDNKRNSVVLGKKQRFHSWGGKRSPDSQETLTAAGTGAGTGEHNYYYKFPTN; via the coding sequence atgttgagcaTTTGGCGTTTGCTCTTTCTGCTGGGCATATGCACGCAACTATCGCTATCACATGCCGCCTCGGATCTGGAATTGACCAcctgccagctgcagctggccaagTATCGCAAATTTATACTGCAAGCCATACTAAGCTTTGAGGATGTATGCGATGCTTACAATTCGCGTCCAGTAACGGCGGAAGATCCAAGCGAGGGCGACAGCTGGCTATTCCATCAGTACGCACCACCACCCACTTCACAACGCGGCGAGATCTGGGCCTTCTTCAAGCTGCTTATGGCGCAGTTTAATGATGTGGAATTCGCTGGCATAATAAGGGATGCAGTGCTGGAACGCTGCCGCTTTAAGCTGCAACGCGACAACAAACGAAATTCCGTTGTGCTGGGCAAGAAGCAACGCTTCCACTCATGGGGTGGCAAACGCTCGCCGGATTCGCAAGAGACGCTAACAGCTGCTGGCACTGGCGCTGGCACAGGCGAGCATAATTATTACTATAAATTTCCaactaattaa
- the LOC108600904 gene encoding pyruvate kinase codes for MASKELSKKNSTQLAHLCELSANPKKLPGRRLVTIIATISRASRNAEMIYQMLVKGVKIFRLNFSHESHEAHTETIEMIKNGIQRIKNETGDTITVAYAVDTRGPQIRTGLLDGGNSIVLRIGETIRLSINRDLYDKGGKEAVYVDYPNIINVAKPEDRVFVDDGKLFFTILEVGVDGLLCEVIQGGTLGPNCNVILPEVEIDLPAVSEKDMDDIQYSVRSNVDIIFASGVRNAKSIKELRSVLGEKGKHIKVIAKIDSKIALSRVPEIMNAADGLLLSRADLGTQIPIEKLFVTQKTVLGQCNKAGKPIIIASNILESMRYNPFPTRAESFDLANAVIDGVDCILLSSEVAIGLYPMETVEMCDTLCREAEKVVWYRNLFEDLVHETYGELDASHSVAITAVETAKRVKATLVIVLTTSGRSAALLSKFRPRCPILAVTRCEKAARWIYLHRGVFPLLYNAECNQIYANDVDARVKFALINAKKNELINDGDPIVIVSAWKDGGGFTNNVRVVYAFFETDRIDCLFRADKGGSIKNTALNAK; via the coding sequence ATGGCAAGCAAGGAACTTAGCAAGAAGAACTCAACCCAATTGGCCCATTTGTGTGAGCTCAGTGCTAATCCGAAAAAGCTGCCAGGACGTCGTCTGGTTACCATTATTGCAACAATATCTAGAGCAAGTCGAAATGCAGAAATGATTTATCAAATGTTAGTCAAGGGTGTGAAGATATTTCGCTTAAACTTTTCGCATGAATCGCATGAAGCGCACACAGAGACTATTGAAATGATAAAAAATGGCATACAACGCATAAAGAACGAGACAGGTGACACTATAACAGTGGCCTATGCTGTAGATACCAGAGGTCCACAGATACGCACGGGTTTACTGGATGGTGGTAATAGCATTGTATTGCGCATTGGAGAGACCATACGGCTTTCGATCAATAGAGATCTATATGATAAGGGCGGCAAGGAAGCCGTTTATGTGGACTATCCGAACATTATAAATGTAGCAAAACCAGAAGATCGCGTTTTCGTCGATGATGGCAAACTCTTCTTTACAATACTCGAAGTTGGTGTGGACGGACTGCTGTGTGAGGTAATACAGGGTGGCACACTTGGACCCAATTGCAATGTTATACTACCTGAAGTGGAAATCGACTTGCCTGCTGTTTCCGAAAAGGATATGGACGATATACAGTACAGCGTCAGATCTAATGTGGACATAATATTTGCATCGGGTGTGCGTAATGCCAAAAGCATCAAAGAACTGCGTTCGGTGCTGGGTGAAAAGGGCAAGCATATTAAGGTAATAGCCAAAATTGATAGCAAAATAGCGCTAAGCAGAGTACCGGAGATAATGAATGCTGCCGATGGACTTCTATTAAGTCGCGCTGACTTGGGCACACAGATACCCATAGAAAAGTTATTCGTTACACAAAAGACAGTGTTGGGTCAATGCAATAAAGCTGGGAAGCCCATAATAATTGCTTCCAATATACTCGAATCGATGCGTTATAATCCATTCCCTACACGTGCTGAATCCTTTGATCTGGCAAATGCTGTAATCGATGGCGTCGATTGCATACTGCTCTCTTCCGAAGTGGCTATCGGACTTTATCCCATGGAAACTGTCGAAATGTGTGATACGCTATGTCGTGAAGCAGAGAAGGTTGTTTGGTATCGCAATCTATTCGAAGATTTGGTGCATGAAACCTACGGCGAACTGGATGCTTCACATTCCGTTGCCATAACTGCGGTGGAAACTGCGAAGCGCGTAAAAGCGACGCTTGTTATAGTACTAACAACTTCAGGACGTTCGGCAGCGCTTTTGAGTAAATTTCGACCACGTTGTCCCATATTAGCTGTTACTAGATGCGAAAAAGCAGCGCGTTGGATCTATTTGCATCGTGGAGTCTTTCCGCTGCTCTATAACGCGgaatgcaatcaaatttatgcCAATGATGTGGATGCGCGTGTGAAGTTTGCActaataaatgccaaaaagaatGAGCTCATAAATGATGGAGATCCCATAGTTATAGTAAGTGCCTGGAAGGATGGCGGCGGCTTTACCAATAATGTGCGTGTTGTTTACGCTTTCTTCGAAACTGATCGTATTGACTGTCTGTTCCGAGCCGATAAAGGTGGCTCAATTAAGAATACTGcgctaaatgcaaaataa
- the LOC108599224 gene encoding uncharacterized protein LOC108599224 isoform X2 has protein sequence MFYILNFCYIIAIATFCAALLDSINFVIKHYRKGIPEIGLGPIDVVNIADAPLIKSVHVGAFWLDVSLTNQANYGFENTTVTKVQGLAKDPTSQTITISGRIPSLVHRADFSASSHIWLVKMNMTGEATSEFLNLMFTLKLKVILDFRNNKRYLRIYELTPSVEIDRWIIYLDGLFRENMDMTITLNRVINERWIEIWNEWEPKVLKIFAGVFLSMVKDIFDRISYDDLFLPDD, from the exons atgttttacatattaaatttttgctatataattGCTATAGCAACTTTTTGTGCAGCCTTGC TCGACAGCATAAACTTTGTTATAAAGCATTATCGCAAGGGTATACCGGAGATTGGATTAGGACCAATTGATGTTGTCAATATTGCGGATGCGCCTTTAATAAAATCAGTTCACGTGGGTGCCTTTTGGTTGGACGTTTCGCTTACGAATCAAGCAAACTATGGATTTGAGAATACCACAGTTACCAAAGTTCAGGGACTGGCTAAAGATCCCACTTCACAAACGATAACTATATCCGGACGCATACCTAGCTTGGTGCACAGAGCTGATTTCTCCGCCAGTTCACATATTTGGCTGGTGAAAATGAACATGACAGGTGAGGCGACATCGGAGTTTCTCAACTTGATGTTTACACTAAAGTTAAAAGTTATACTGGACTTTCGTAATAACAAACGTTATCTGAGAATCTATGAGCTGACGCCAAGCGTCGAAATCGATCG TTGGATTATATATCTGGATGGTTTGTTTCGAGAAAACATGGATATGACTATAACACTGAATCGTGTAATCAATGAACGTTGGATTGAAATTTGGAACGAATGGGAACCAAAggtattgaaaatatttgctggcGTCTTTTTGAGCATGGTCAAGGATATATTTGATCGCATATCCTATGATGATTTATTCTTACCAGATGActaa
- the LOC108600906 gene encoding COMM domain-containing protein 4 isoform X2, translating into MKFRFCGDGDCPDWVLAEIIATLSNLSVQNLEQLAQLVAKRISGEQFEEAAIKSLTASATNDGKTAVACVHYMLTNAARYSCSEAIFGEEIQQLGLPKDHAAAMCSVLHEHAASIRQKLIDKTFKINELQSVRNITSQGDTPPNCATLELKISQELVDGLPKDTTHIVNIESAQLGALLDEMKMARDIMLKYENKNNT; encoded by the exons ATG AAATTTCGCTTCTGTGGCGATGGCGATTGTCCTGATTGGGTTTTAGCTGAAATCATTGCTACTCTTTCCAATCTCAGCGTGCAGAATCTGGAGCAATTGGCGCAGCTGGTGGCCAAGCGTATCAGTGGTGAGCAGTTTGAA GAAGCTGCTATCAAATCTCTCACAGCCTCAGCTACAAATGATGGCAAGACAGCTGTTGCCTGCGTTCACTATATGCTCACCAATGCAGCACGTTATAGCTGCTCCGAGGCTATCTTTGGTGAGGAAATCCAGCAGCTAGGCCTGCCAAAGGATCATGCAGCTGCCATGTGTAGTGTGCTGCATGAACATGCCGCCAGTATACGCCAAAAACTTATTGATAAGACCTTTAAAA TTAATGAACTACAAAGTGTACGTAATATAACCTCGCAGGGGGATACTCCTCCAAATTGTGCAACCTTGGAACTAAAAATCTCGCAGGAGTTGGTAGATGGTTTACCAAAGGATACCACACATATTGTTAATATTGAAAGTGCTCAGCTGGGTGCTTTGCTGGATGAAATGAAGATGGCGCGTGATATTATgcttaaatatgaaaataaaaataatacatag
- the LOC108599224 gene encoding circadian clock-controlled protein isoform X1: protein MFYILNFCYIIAIATFCAALPQNVTKCHFGDEKCLVDSINFVIKHYRKGIPEIGLGPIDVVNIADAPLIKSVHVGAFWLDVSLTNQANYGFENTTVTKVQGLAKDPTSQTITISGRIPSLVHRADFSASSHIWLVKMNMTGEATSEFLNLMFTLKLKVILDFRNNKRYLRIYELTPSVEIDRWIIYLDGLFRENMDMTITLNRVINERWIEIWNEWEPKVLKIFAGVFLSMVKDIFDRISYDDLFLPDD, encoded by the exons atgttttacatattaaatttttgctatataattGCTATAGCAACTTTTTGTGCAGCCTTGC CTCAGAACGTAACTAAATGTCATTTTGGTGATGAAAAATGTCTAGTCGACAGCATAAACTTTGTTATAAAGCATTATCGCAAGGGTATACCGGAGATTGGATTAGGACCAATTGATGTTGTCAATATTGCGGATGCGCCTTTAATAAAATCAGTTCACGTGGGTGCCTTTTGGTTGGACGTTTCGCTTACGAATCAAGCAAACTATGGATTTGAGAATACCACAGTTACCAAAGTTCAGGGACTGGCTAAAGATCCCACTTCACAAACGATAACTATATCCGGACGCATACCTAGCTTGGTGCACAGAGCTGATTTCTCCGCCAGTTCACATATTTGGCTGGTGAAAATGAACATGACAGGTGAGGCGACATCGGAGTTTCTCAACTTGATGTTTACACTAAAGTTAAAAGTTATACTGGACTTTCGTAATAACAAACGTTATCTGAGAATCTATGAGCTGACGCCAAGCGTCGAAATCGATCG TTGGATTATATATCTGGATGGTTTGTTTCGAGAAAACATGGATATGACTATAACACTGAATCGTGTAATCAATGAACGTTGGATTGAAATTTGGAACGAATGGGAACCAAAggtattgaaaatatttgctggcGTCTTTTTGAGCATGGTCAAGGATATATTTGATCGCATATCCTATGATGATTTATTCTTACCAGATGActaa
- the LOC108600906 gene encoding COMM domain-containing protein 4 isoform X1, with protein sequence MCIEYLHFEWFLPLSGAGGEGETPTDCKFRFCGDGDCPDWVLAEIIATLSNLSVQNLEQLAQLVAKRISGEQFEEAAIKSLTASATNDGKTAVACVHYMLTNAARYSCSEAIFGEEIQQLGLPKDHAAAMCSVLHEHAASIRQKLIDKTFKINELQSVRNITSQGDTPPNCATLELKISQELVDGLPKDTTHIVNIESAQLGALLDEMKMARDIMLKYENKNNT encoded by the exons ATGTGCATTGAGTACCTGCACTTTGAGTGGTTTTTACCTTTAAGTGGAGCTGGTGGGGAGGGGGAGACACCTACAGACTGT AAATTTCGCTTCTGTGGCGATGGCGATTGTCCTGATTGGGTTTTAGCTGAAATCATTGCTACTCTTTCCAATCTCAGCGTGCAGAATCTGGAGCAATTGGCGCAGCTGGTGGCCAAGCGTATCAGTGGTGAGCAGTTTGAA GAAGCTGCTATCAAATCTCTCACAGCCTCAGCTACAAATGATGGCAAGACAGCTGTTGCCTGCGTTCACTATATGCTCACCAATGCAGCACGTTATAGCTGCTCCGAGGCTATCTTTGGTGAGGAAATCCAGCAGCTAGGCCTGCCAAAGGATCATGCAGCTGCCATGTGTAGTGTGCTGCATGAACATGCCGCCAGTATACGCCAAAAACTTATTGATAAGACCTTTAAAA TTAATGAACTACAAAGTGTACGTAATATAACCTCGCAGGGGGATACTCCTCCAAATTGTGCAACCTTGGAACTAAAAATCTCGCAGGAGTTGGTAGATGGTTTACCAAAGGATACCACACATATTGTTAATATTGAAAGTGCTCAGCTGGGTGCTTTGCTGGATGAAATGAAGATGGCGCGTGATATTATgcttaaatatgaaaataaaaataatacatag